A region of Bombus huntii isolate Logan2020A chromosome 15, iyBomHunt1.1, whole genome shotgun sequence DNA encodes the following proteins:
- the LOC126873966 gene encoding FHIP family protein CPIJ015043-like isoform X4, whose product MPLEVEEKLVVLLNQLCVALMQNMALLDLFFHPTAIGKNKFIIFTLLIPYVHREGGVGQQARDSMLLCMSLSKKNDEVGVYIADHSNICPVLATGLSGLYSLLPRKLDIETDDWHRLTPDDVNDLPALMHLMNSLDFCNAVAQVAHPLVQKQLLEFLYHGFLVPVMGPALLQDSVGLTIKQLDAQEHWTTVDELVAATAYFDLFLRSVTEPGLLRSFVRFLLEDNYDECRILDSLIQRISSRSRLCIVTLGLFETLVNLNCEDIMLELCLAALSPCSHVMLSQRRRLRDIDPFGRAAEKFLSLTPSCCSPFASINSQFNSLPNNTTYEKYSNATSESLKSLPASINYGVRLSDSLYGNYHAYLCDARQKIRACRIACSTWSYQYNGELPKDSTTSSATTLIDDNTLLDQSQKKIETNKALSLEIAKQPTVFNEIIETSSIDNMLVNISLLDGKDLNTIEKELKIESLVATGIELSLEEQAKLDADIAELLNEDIGISDSVKEMSLIDKKEFDSSNDDSNTTMNSLLSLGESSGYESFAFKGSSQSTPDNEPSEDRISEHDEIEIESNKEQGILSLHSIIESSSIAPEELTANKQSKENYRQDVFNGQPNVGIFLDVLLRKLECMTSNNLYVNLHLTGLISRLAIYPQPLLQSFLLNHSLVFQPSIRSLFQVLASLKHKIDQFLSQHNSIDILVEQARLFLINREDKLVNARKNALEAAAHSVSTKRNSLSGEPFSRVFKRCENKRWSLTSSFTQMLRRSSGSSGPSSLNNTVNQSTGISENQLEAIGHGSGYRYYTKTSWESPNEVSPVQNVVLCAVVLDEWLKELAAITQEHAIISLTNNLEFKV is encoded by the exons ATGCCATTAgaagtagaagaaaaattagtAGTGTTATTAAATCAATTATGTGTTGCTTTGATGCAAAACATGGCATTACTTGACTTATTTTTTCATCCAACAGCAATAGGAAAAAACAA atttattatttttacattactGATACCATATGTGCACAGAGAAGGTGGAGTAGGACAACAAGCACGTGATTCCATGTTGCTCTGTATGTCTCTCTCAAAAAAAAATGATGAAGTTGGCGTCTACATTGCTGATCATTCTAATATATGTCCT gTATTAGCTACAGGTTTAAGCGGGCTATATTCATTGTTACCAAGGAAATTAGATATTGAAACAGATGATTGGCATCGGTTAACACCAGATGATGTTAATGATTTACCAGCATTGATGCACTTAATGAATTCTTTAGACTTTTGTAATGCTGTTGCACAAGTTGCACATCCTTTGGTACAAAAACAGTtacttgaatttttatatcatgGCTTTTTGGTACCTGTAATGGGACCAGCTTTGTTACAG GATTCTGTTGGTTTGACCATAAAACAGCTAGATGCACAAGAACATTGG ACAACAGTGGATGAATTAGTTGCAGCCACAGcttattttgatttatttcttcgttctGTAACTGAACCTGGTCTCTTACGTTCGTTTGTTAGATTTTTACTTGAAGATAATTATGATGAATGCAGAATACTGGATAGCCTTATTCAAAGGATATCTTCTAGGTCACgg TTATGTATAGTAACATTGGGACTATTTGAAACTTTGGTTAATTTAAATTGTGAAGACATTATGCTAGAATTATGTCTGGCTGCATTAAGTCCTTGTTCTCATGTAATGCTTTCCCAACGTAGAAGATTAAGAGATATAGATCCTTTTGGACGTGCAGCTGAAAAGTTTTTGTCTTTGACACCAAGTTGTTGCTCGCCATTTGCATCTATAAATTCTCAATTCAATTCTTTACCTAACAATACaacatatgaaaaatattcaaatgcTACATCTGAATCTTTGAAGTCATTGCCAGCATCTATAAATTATGGCGTCAGATTATCAGACAGCCTTTATGGAaattatcatgcttatttatGTGACGCTCGACAAAAAATAAGAGCTTGCCGAATTGCTTGTTCTACTTGGTCATATCAATACAATGGAGAATTACCAAAAGATAGTACTACAAGCAGTGCGACTACTTTAATAGATGACAATACATTATTAGATCAATCTCagaagaaaattgaaacaaataaagcTTTATCATTAGAGATAGCAAAGCAACCAACggtttttaatgaaattattgaaacCTCATCAATAGATAACATGCTAGTTAACATATCTTTGCTAGATGGGAAGGATTTAAATACAATAGAGAAAGAGTTAAAAATAGAATCCCTTGTGGCAACAGGTATAGAGTTATCATTAGAAGAACAAGCAAAATTAGATGCAGATATTGCTGAATTGTTAAACGAAGATATTGGAATATCAGATTCTGTTAAAGAAATGTCATTAATAgataaaaaggaatttgatAGCAGTAATGACGATTCAAACACCACCATGAATTCACTTTTATCGTTAGGGGAAAGTAGCGGCTATGAAAGCTTCGCATTTAAAGGTTCATCGCAGTCAACTCCAGATAATGAGCCTAGCGAAGATCGAATAAGCGAACACGACGAAATAGAAATTGAATCAAACAAAGAACAAGGTATATTATCTCTTCATAGCATCATAGAATCAAGTTCAATTGCACCAGAAGAATTAACAGCGAATAAACAAAGTAAAGAAAATTACCGTCAAGATGTATTTAATGGACAACCGAATGTCGGTATATTTTTGGATGTTCTTTTACGAAAACTCGAATGTATGAcaagtaataatttatatgttaaTTTACACCTAACTGGTCTTATCAGCAGATTAGCAATATATCCACAGCCTTTGTTACAATCATTTCTCTTAAATCATTCTCTAGTATTTCAACCTAGTATTAGATCACTTTTTCAg GTACTTGCATCtttaaaacataaaatagaTCAATTTCTTTCACAACACAATAGTATAGATATATTGGTCGAACAAGCACGACTCTTTTTAATTAACCGCGAGGATAAATTAGTAAATGCAAGAAAAAATGCATTAGAAGCTGCTGCTCATTCTGTATCCACTAAAAGAAATTCTTTGAGTGGGGAACCATTTTCAAGAG TGTTCAAACGAT GTGAAAATAAGAGATGGAGTTTAACATCATCTTTTACACAAATGCTTAGAAGATCAAGTGGCAGTTCTGGTCCAAGTAGTTTAAACAATACTGTTAATCAATCAACTGGTATATCTGAAAATCAATTAGAAGCTATTGGACATGGTTCTGGATAtcg GTATTATACAAAAACGTCCTGGGAATCTCCAAATGAAGTAAGTCCAGTACAAAATGTGGTGTTATGTGCAGTTGTATTAGACGAGTGGCTAAAAGAGTTAGCTGCGATTACACAAGAACATGCCATTATATCTCTTACAAATAATCTGGAGTTTAAAGTTTAA